The following are encoded in a window of Streptomyces sp. Go-475 genomic DNA:
- a CDS encoding Zn-dependent alcohol dehydrogenase, protein MRAAVLHEIGQDMLEVLDDVEAVGFGPGRVRIRVRATGLCHSDLSAMSGVLPQPAPFVPGHEGAGEILEVGEGVDHLKAGDRVIVCWLPACGACPACGRGQTELCLAGFMNAGTPNFRRPGGDLFGFAGTGTFAEEVVVDAGCAVPIPDDVPFDIAALIGCGVTTGLGAALNTADLEAGSSVAVIGCGGVGVSVIQGARLRGAAEIVAVDPVASRREAAVRFGATRAVSPDELPDATQRITGGEGFDHVFEVVGKSATARTAYDTTRRGGTLVVVGAGAMDDFLQLNMFELFFDEKRILPSMYGGGDVLRSYERTIALWRAGRVDLAGLITHRVPFTDVNEALDQMRTGTALRTCIEM, encoded by the coding sequence ATGCGCGCAGCCGTACTGCACGAGATCGGCCAGGACATGCTGGAGGTCCTCGACGACGTCGAGGCGGTGGGCTTCGGCCCCGGCAGGGTGCGCATCCGGGTGCGCGCCACGGGGCTGTGCCACTCCGACCTGTCCGCGATGAGCGGGGTGCTGCCGCAGCCCGCGCCGTTCGTGCCCGGCCACGAGGGGGCGGGGGAGATCCTCGAGGTCGGCGAGGGCGTGGACCACCTGAAGGCCGGCGACCGGGTCATCGTCTGCTGGCTGCCCGCCTGCGGTGCCTGTCCCGCCTGCGGGCGCGGACAGACCGAGCTGTGCCTCGCCGGGTTCATGAACGCGGGCACCCCCAACTTCAGGCGCCCCGGCGGGGACCTCTTCGGTTTCGCCGGCACCGGCACCTTCGCCGAGGAGGTCGTCGTCGACGCCGGGTGCGCGGTGCCCATACCCGACGACGTGCCCTTCGACATCGCCGCCCTCATCGGCTGCGGCGTGACGACCGGGCTGGGCGCCGCGCTCAACACGGCGGACCTGGAAGCCGGTTCGTCGGTGGCGGTCATCGGCTGCGGGGGCGTCGGCGTCTCCGTGATCCAGGGCGCCCGGCTGCGGGGGGCCGCCGAGATCGTCGCCGTGGACCCGGTCGCCTCCCGGCGCGAGGCGGCCGTCCGCTTCGGCGCCACCCGGGCCGTCTCGCCCGACGAACTGCCCGACGCCACACAGCGGATCACCGGCGGCGAGGGCTTCGACCACGTCTTCGAGGTCGTCGGCAAGTCGGCCACGGCACGCACCGCCTACGACACCACCCGGCGCGGCGGCACCCTCGTCGTGGTCGGCGCCGGAGCCATGGACGACTTCCTCCAGCTCAACATGTTCGAGCTGTTCTTCGACGAGAAGCGGATCCTGCCGTCCATGTACGGCGGCGGTGACGTCCTGCGCTCCTACGAACGCACCATCGCCCTGTGGCGCGCGGGCCGCGTCGACCTGGCTGGTCTGATCACCCACCGGGTCCCGTTCACCGACGTCAACGAGGCCCTGGACCAGATGCGGACCGGGACCGCCCTGCGCACCTGCATCGAGATGTGA
- a CDS encoding AraC family transcriptional regulator, with amino-acid sequence MGIREKASWTRARLGRGGPPLDLLTARFDQHVYAPHAHDEFTVGVTVGGSEVIAYRGGHIHSYPGSIVVLEPGEMHTGGPAAADGYAYQALYADPALLTDGTLGVLPHFRDPVLHDPELATALRAAHTDISACPDPLEAESRLPWLLTALAHRHSTARAVSDTVPGADHIARTVRDRLADELLEPPSLADLATDLGLSRYQLLRAFRTATGVPPYAWLAQHRVSRARRLLDSGLRPAEVAGLVGFADQAHLTRWFRRVLGVTPAAYRNSVQDAAG; translated from the coding sequence ATGGGGATACGAGAAAAGGCCAGCTGGACCAGAGCACGCCTGGGCCGTGGCGGCCCGCCCCTGGACCTCCTCACCGCCCGCTTCGACCAGCACGTCTACGCCCCGCACGCGCACGACGAGTTCACGGTCGGCGTCACCGTCGGCGGCTCCGAGGTCATCGCCTACCGAGGCGGGCACATCCACTCCTACCCCGGCTCGATCGTCGTCCTGGAGCCCGGCGAGATGCACACCGGCGGCCCGGCCGCCGCCGACGGCTACGCCTACCAGGCCCTCTACGCCGACCCGGCCCTGCTCACCGACGGCACCCTCGGCGTCCTGCCCCACTTCCGCGACCCCGTCCTGCACGACCCGGAACTCGCCACCGCCCTGCGCGCCGCCCACACCGACATCAGCGCCTGCCCCGACCCGCTGGAAGCCGAGTCCCGGCTGCCCTGGCTGCTCACGGCCCTGGCCCACCGTCACTCCACGGCCCGAGCGGTGAGCGACACCGTGCCGGGCGCCGACCACATCGCCAGGACCGTACGCGACCGCCTCGCGGACGAACTGCTGGAACCCCCGTCCCTGGCCGACCTCGCCACCGACCTCGGCCTCTCCCGCTACCAGCTCCTGCGCGCCTTCCGCACGGCGACGGGCGTGCCGCCCTACGCCTGGCTCGCCCAGCACCGCGTGTCCCGGGCCCGCCGCCTCCTGGACTCCGGCCTGCGCCCCGCCGAGGTCGCGGGTCTCGTCGGCTTCGCCGACCAGGCGCACCTCACCCGCTGGTTCCGCCGCGTGCTGGGCGTGACCCCGGCGGCCTACCGCAACAGCGTTCAAGACGCGGCAGGCTGA
- a CDS encoding bifunctional RNase H/acid phosphatase: MREFIVEADGGSRGNPGPAGYGAVVSDAATGETLRETAEYIGVATNNVAEYRGLLAGLHAAHALDPAATVHVRMDSKLVIEQMSGRWKIKHPDMKPLASEAARVFPPGRVTYEWIPRERNKHADRLANEAMDAGAKGQQWSEPASTAELDTAARAAATTTPEPPGDAAAGAARVRDALAAGALAAGRTSTVPTGPGPDAAQPGAPQVKAGADTTGTAKADADARAAKAGADTRAAEVVAAPGWAPADMGAPATFVLLRHGETPLTPQKRFSGSGGSDPSLSDVGREQAERAAALLARRGTIQAVVSSPLARTRETAGIVAARLGLDVEVEDGLRETDFGAWEGLTFAEVRERHPDDLNAWLASPDAEPTGGGESFAATATRIAATRDKLIAAYAGRTVLLVTHVTPIKTLVRLALGAPPESLFRMELSAASLSVVAYYADGNASVRLLNDTSHLR; encoded by the coding sequence GTGCGGGAGTTCATCGTCGAGGCCGACGGCGGGTCGCGGGGCAACCCGGGGCCCGCGGGCTACGGCGCCGTGGTCAGCGACGCGGCGACGGGGGAGACCCTGCGGGAGACCGCCGAGTACATCGGCGTCGCCACGAACAACGTCGCCGAGTACCGCGGCCTCCTCGCCGGCCTGCACGCCGCCCACGCGCTGGACCCGGCCGCGACGGTCCACGTCCGGATGGACTCCAAGCTCGTCATCGAGCAGATGTCGGGCCGCTGGAAGATCAAGCACCCCGACATGAAGCCCCTGGCGTCCGAGGCGGCCCGGGTCTTCCCGCCGGGGCGGGTGACGTACGAGTGGATCCCGAGGGAGCGCAACAAACACGCGGACCGACTGGCCAACGAGGCGATGGACGCGGGGGCGAAGGGACAGCAGTGGTCGGAGCCGGCGTCGACGGCTGAACTGGACACGGCGGCCCGAGCGGCGGCGACGACGACGCCGGAGCCGCCCGGCGACGCGGCGGCGGGCGCGGCTCGCGTGCGCGACGCCCTGGCGGCGGGTGCCCTGGCGGCGGGCCGCACGTCTACCGTGCCGACCGGCCCGGGGCCGGATGCCGCGCAGCCGGGGGCCCCGCAGGTGAAGGCCGGCGCGGACACCACTGGTACCGCGAAGGCCGACGCCGACGCTCGCGCTGCGAAGGCCGGTGCCGACACCCGTGCCGCCGAGGTCGTCGCCGCGCCCGGCTGGGCGCCCGCCGACATGGGGGCTCCTGCCACGTTCGTGCTGCTCCGGCACGGGGAGACGCCGCTGACGCCGCAGAAGCGGTTCTCGGGGAGCGGCGGCAGCGACCCCTCGCTGTCCGACGTGGGCCGGGAGCAGGCCGAGCGCGCGGCAGCCCTGCTGGCCCGGCGCGGGACGATCCAGGCGGTCGTGTCGTCGCCCCTCGCCCGCACCCGGGAGACCGCCGGGATCGTCGCGGCCCGGCTCGGCCTGGACGTGGAGGTCGAGGACGGACTCCGCGAGACCGACTTCGGCGCCTGGGAGGGGCTCACCTTCGCCGAGGTGCGCGAACGCCACCCGGACGACCTGAACGCCTGGCTGGCCTCCCCGGACGCCGAACCCACCGGCGGCGGCGAGAGCTTCGCGGCGACCGCCACCCGGATCGCCGCCACCCGCGACAAGCTGATCGCGGCGTACGCGGGCCGCACGGTCCTGCTCGTCACGCACGTGACCCCGATCAAGACGCTCGTCCGGCTCGCCCTCGGCGCCCCGCCGGAGTCCCTGTTCCGGATGGAACTGTCGGCCGCTTCCCTGTCGGTCGTCGCCTACTACGCGGACGGCAACGCCAGCGTCCGTCTCCTCAACGACACGTCCCACCTGCGCTGA
- the pgl gene encoding 6-phosphogluconolactonase: MELLTFDDSTALAESAAQMALQTIKDGLAENERVTWILTGGRTPGAAYRLIAGQPDVVDWSRVNIGMGDERCVALDDSESNWGQAERDLLRHLPLTAENLLKPAGAVTAQEAADHYEVLIRDLPQVSPEIPRLDLLWLGMGEDGHTLSLFPGLEEIEEANRLVASVYNSPKPPPQRATLTLKAMRGVKACHILVSGAGKADALGKALSDAGNSHLPVARVAREIESQGGKVIWFVDKPAGAKL, encoded by the coding sequence ATGGAACTGTTGACCTTCGACGACTCGACGGCACTGGCGGAGTCTGCGGCACAGATGGCACTTCAGACGATCAAAGACGGACTGGCCGAGAACGAGCGCGTGACGTGGATCCTCACCGGCGGTAGGACTCCTGGTGCGGCCTACAGGCTGATCGCCGGCCAGCCCGATGTGGTTGATTGGTCACGTGTCAACATTGGTATGGGTGATGAACGGTGCGTCGCTCTGGACGACAGTGAATCCAATTGGGGGCAAGCCGAGCGGGACCTACTTCGTCACCTTCCCCTGACTGCTGAAAATTTGCTAAAGCCTGCGGGGGCGGTGACTGCTCAAGAAGCGGCTGACCATTACGAGGTACTCATCCGTGACCTTCCGCAGGTATCTCCTGAAATCCCCAGGCTGGACCTCCTGTGGCTCGGTATGGGCGAAGATGGGCACACTCTCTCACTCTTTCCTGGACTTGAAGAGATCGAAGAGGCGAATCGGCTGGTTGCGAGCGTTTATAATTCGCCGAAGCCGCCGCCGCAGCGTGCGACTCTAACGCTGAAGGCGATGAGAGGTGTCAAGGCATGCCACATCCTTGTGTCGGGCGCGGGAAAGGCGGACGCGCTTGGCAAGGCACTGAGCGACGCAGGAAACTCCCATCTTCCAGTGGCCAGGGTCGCGAGGGAGATTGAGTCCCAGGGCGGGAAAGTGATCTGGTTCGTCGACAAGCCGGCCGGCGCGAAGTTGTAG
- the eda gene encoding bifunctional 4-hydroxy-2-oxoglutarate aldolase/2-dehydro-3-deoxy-phosphogluconate aldolase: MASSPLPASVLDLAPVVPVVVVEEAGDAVPLARALVAGGLPAIEVTLRTPAALEAIREIAGQVPEAVVGAGTVLGPGQVAEAVAAGARFLVSPGWTDVLVEAMRASGVPFLPGVSTASEVVALLERGVREMKFFPAEAAGGTAYLKSLSGPLPQARFCPTGGIGPGSAPDYLALPNVGCVGGSWMLPPDAVAGRDWRRIEALARAAAGLSAGGTCR; the protein is encoded by the coding sequence ATGGCCTCCTCTCCCCTGCCGGCCTCCGTGCTGGACCTCGCGCCCGTCGTCCCCGTCGTCGTCGTCGAGGAGGCCGGCGACGCCGTACCGCTGGCGCGGGCGCTGGTCGCGGGCGGGCTGCCCGCGATCGAGGTGACGTTGCGGACGCCCGCGGCGCTGGAGGCGATCCGGGAGATCGCCGGGCAGGTGCCGGAGGCGGTGGTCGGTGCCGGGACGGTGCTCGGCCCCGGGCAGGTCGCGGAGGCGGTGGCCGCGGGCGCCCGGTTCCTGGTCAGTCCCGGCTGGACGGACGTCCTGGTCGAGGCGATGCGGGCGTCGGGCGTGCCGTTCCTGCCGGGGGTGTCGACGGCGTCGGAGGTGGTGGCGCTGCTGGAGCGCGGGGTGCGGGAGATGAAGTTCTTCCCGGCCGAGGCCGCGGGCGGCACGGCGTATCTGAAGTCGCTGTCGGGGCCGCTGCCGCAGGCGCGGTTCTGCCCCACGGGCGGGATCGGCCCGGGCTCCGCCCCGGACTACCTGGCGCTGCCCAACGTCGGGTGCGTGGGCGGGAGCTGGATGCTGCCGCCGGACGCGGTCGCGGGCCGCGACTGGCGGCGCATCGAGGCGCTGGCCCGGGCGGCGGCGGGACTCAGCGCAGGTGGGACGTGTCGTTGA
- a CDS encoding MaoC/PaaZ C-terminal domain-containing protein, with product MPIDAAKALAAEPRTGEISWDHKDVQLYHLGIGAGTPATDPDELRYTLESRLHVLPSFATVAGAGKPGVTGGLAMPGIDVDLARVLHGGQSLRIHRPLPAEGRARATGRIAAVYDKGKAAVLVMRTDVADADGPLWTSDARIYVRGEGGWGGDRGPSGRLDPPAGDPDRTVERPVREDQALLYRLSGDRNPLHADPEFAKVAGFERPILHGLCTYGMTLKAVVDTLLGGDVTRVRSYATRFAGVVYPGETLRVRMWRLDGEVRVAVSAVERQDAPVLADTVVEHT from the coding sequence ATGCCCATCGACGCAGCCAAGGCGCTCGCCGCCGAACCCCGGACCGGCGAGATCTCCTGGGACCACAAGGACGTGCAGCTCTACCACCTCGGCATCGGCGCCGGCACACCCGCCACCGACCCCGACGAGCTGCGCTACACCCTGGAGTCCCGGCTGCACGTCCTGCCGAGCTTCGCCACCGTCGCGGGCGCCGGAAAACCCGGGGTGACCGGCGGGCTGGCCATGCCCGGCATCGACGTCGACCTCGCCCGGGTCCTGCACGGCGGGCAGAGCCTGCGGATCCACCGCCCCCTCCCGGCCGAGGGCCGCGCGAGGGCCACCGGGCGCATCGCCGCCGTGTACGACAAGGGCAAGGCGGCCGTCCTCGTCATGCGCACCGACGTGGCCGACGCCGACGGGCCGCTGTGGACCAGCGACGCGCGGATCTACGTACGGGGAGAGGGCGGCTGGGGCGGCGACCGGGGGCCGTCCGGCCGGCTCGACCCGCCCGCCGGAGACCCGGACCGGACCGTCGAGCGGCCCGTCCGCGAGGACCAGGCCCTGCTCTACCGCCTCTCCGGCGACCGGAACCCGCTGCACGCCGACCCGGAGTTCGCCAAGGTCGCCGGCTTCGAGCGGCCCATCCTGCACGGCCTGTGCACCTACGGCATGACCCTCAAGGCGGTCGTCGACACGCTGCTCGGCGGGGACGTGACCCGGGTGCGCTCGTACGCCACGCGGTTCGCCGGGGTCGTGTACCCGGGGGAGACGCTGCGCGTGCGCATGTGGCGGCTCGACGGCGAGGTCCGGGTGGCCGTGAGCGCCGTGGAGCGGCAGGACGCGCCCGTCCTCGCCGACACCGTCGTCGAACACACCTGA
- the yaaA gene encoding peroxide stress protein YaaA, whose translation MLVLLPPSEGKASSGRGAPLKPESLSLPGLAGAREAVLTELVELCSGDEDKAREVLGLSEGLRGEVAKNAELRTAGARPAGEIYTGVLYDALGLASLDAAAKRRAARSLLVFSGLWGAVRVTDRIPSYRCSMGVRLPGLGALGAHWRTPMASVLPEVAGGGLVLDLRSAAYAAAWKPKGEVAGRTATVRVLHAPTRKVVSHFNKATKGRIVRSLLTAGAVPGSPSELVEALRDLGYVVEATAPVKAGQAWSLDVLVDEVH comes from the coding sequence GTGCTTGTCCTGCTGCCGCCGTCCGAAGGAAAGGCATCGTCCGGCCGTGGTGCGCCGCTGAAGCCGGAGTCGCTGTCGCTGCCGGGGCTCGCCGGGGCCCGGGAGGCCGTCCTCACCGAGCTGGTCGAGCTGTGCTCCGGCGACGAGGACAAGGCGCGTGAGGTGCTCGGGCTGAGCGAGGGGCTGCGGGGCGAGGTCGCGAAGAACGCGGAGCTGCGGACGGCGGGGGCGCGGCCGGCCGGGGAGATCTACACGGGCGTGCTGTACGACGCCCTCGGTCTGGCGTCCCTGGACGCGGCCGCCAAGCGGCGTGCCGCGCGGTCGCTGCTGGTGTTCTCGGGGCTGTGGGGGGCGGTCCGGGTGACGGACCGGATTCCGTCGTACCGGTGCTCGATGGGGGTGAGGCTGCCGGGTCTGGGGGCGCTGGGGGCGCACTGGCGTACGCCGATGGCGTCGGTGCTTCCCGAGGTGGCCGGGGGCGGGCTGGTGCTGGATCTGCGGTCGGCCGCGTACGCCGCCGCGTGGAAGCCGAAGGGCGAGGTGGCCGGGCGGACGGCGACCGTGCGGGTGCTGCACGCGCCGACCCGGAAGGTGGTCAGCCACTTCAACAAGGCGACGAAGGGGCGGATCGTGCGCAGCCTGCTGACCGCCGGGGCGGTCCCGGGGTCGCCGTCCGAGCTGGTGGAGGCGCTGCGGGACCTCGGGTACGTCGTGGAGGCGACGGCGCCGGTGAAGGCGGGGCAGGCGTGGTCGCTGGATGTGCTGGTGGACGAGGTGCACTGA
- a CDS encoding LysR family transcriptional regulator, with protein MPGVDLRQLQYFITVATCGSYVEAARRLYMTQPALWRQVKSLEKELGVPLFERAGNRVFLTTEGAVLLKHAQEALQSVDRFTSMADNLSNNLTGVVRFGCFPVHIEYFLAPLIGRFLAENKRVKMEFSGLEEGRRADVARNLYEELREGRIDMSMAPGPRVDFDGFKVYRVHVVAMFPEGHSHYGSKEIPIRNLAGEPLLTTPRGYFTRMELERGAAKAGFHLTVTVESPNLRALLALGKNRVGIPVVAEDNVPVNDDYRGSVVVSPDGPIFTDVWLHWRKQSLPPPASLLAELIRAEAQRFQ; from the coding sequence ATGCCAGGAGTTGACCTTCGACAGCTGCAATACTTTATCACAGTGGCAACATGTGGATCTTATGTCGAAGCAGCTCGGCGACTATACATGACGCAACCAGCCCTATGGCGCCAGGTTAAGTCACTCGAAAAGGAACTTGGAGTTCCGCTATTTGAACGCGCCGGAAACAGGGTTTTCCTCACGACGGAAGGAGCCGTACTACTGAAACATGCACAGGAAGCACTTCAGTCAGTGGATCGATTCACATCGATGGCCGACAACCTAAGCAACAACTTGACAGGGGTGGTCCGATTCGGATGCTTCCCTGTACATATCGAGTACTTTCTGGCCCCTCTGATCGGCCGATTCCTGGCGGAGAACAAGCGAGTCAAAATGGAATTTTCCGGGCTAGAAGAAGGGCGCAGGGCAGACGTCGCAAGGAATCTCTACGAGGAGTTGCGAGAAGGTCGAATAGACATGTCGATGGCCCCTGGGCCAAGGGTGGACTTCGACGGTTTCAAAGTCTATCGAGTGCACGTCGTCGCCATGTTTCCAGAGGGTCACTCTCACTATGGATCTAAAGAAATACCCATCCGCAACTTGGCTGGAGAGCCGCTACTCACCACTCCGCGCGGCTACTTCACGAGAATGGAGCTGGAACGTGGCGCCGCTAAGGCAGGTTTTCACTTAACGGTCACCGTCGAGAGCCCTAATTTGCGAGCCCTGCTTGCCCTTGGAAAGAACCGCGTAGGCATTCCTGTTGTGGCCGAGGACAATGTTCCAGTCAATGACGACTACAGAGGAAGTGTAGTTGTTTCACCAGATGGGCCTATTTTTACGGACGTGTGGCTCCACTGGCGCAAGCAGAGTTTACCCCCGCCGGCCTCACTCCTCGCGGAATTAATCAGAGCCGAGGCCCAGCGATTTCAGTAA
- a CDS encoding C4-type zinc ribbon domain-containing protein → MNAAPADQIRLLDVQALDVRLQQLAHKRKSLPEHAEIESLTKDHTQLRDLLVAAQTEESDTAREQTKAEQDVDQVRQRATRDQQRLDSGAVTSPKDLENLQREIASLAKRQGDLEDVVLEVMERRESAQERVAELTERVSSVQSKIDDATARRDAAFEEIDAELATVTKEREVIAGSVPADLLKLYDKLREQQGGIGAAKLYARSCQGCRQELAITELNEIRKAAPDTVIRCENCRRILVRTSESGL, encoded by the coding sequence CTGAACGCCGCGCCCGCCGACCAGATCCGCCTCCTCGACGTCCAGGCCCTCGACGTCCGCCTCCAGCAGCTCGCCCACAAGCGGAAGTCGCTGCCCGAGCACGCCGAGATCGAGTCGCTGACCAAGGACCACACCCAGCTGCGCGACCTGCTCGTCGCCGCGCAGACCGAGGAGAGCGACACCGCCCGCGAGCAGACCAAGGCCGAGCAGGACGTGGACCAGGTGCGCCAGCGCGCCACCCGCGACCAGCAGCGCCTGGACTCCGGCGCCGTCACCTCCCCCAAGGACCTGGAGAACCTCCAGCGCGAGATCGCCTCCCTCGCCAAGCGGCAGGGCGACCTGGAGGACGTGGTGCTGGAGGTCATGGAGCGCCGGGAGTCCGCGCAGGAGCGGGTGGCCGAGCTGACCGAGCGGGTCTCCTCCGTCCAGTCGAAGATCGACGACGCGACCGCGCGGCGCGACGCGGCGTTCGAGGAGATCGACGCCGAGCTGGCCACGGTCACCAAGGAGCGCGAGGTCATCGCCGGGTCCGTCCCCGCCGACCTGCTGAAGCTCTACGACAAGCTGCGCGAGCAGCAGGGCGGCATCGGCGCGGCGAAGCTGTACGCGCGCAGCTGCCAGGGCTGCCGGCAGGAGCTCGCCATCACGGAACTGAACGAGATCCGCAAGGCGGCGCCCGACACGGTCATCCGCTGCGAGAACTGCCGCCGCATCCTGGTGCGCACGTCCGAGTCCGGTCTCTAG
- a CDS encoding MerR family transcriptional regulator — translation MRIGELAGVVGVTTRAVRHYHHLGLLAEPERRANGYREYTLRHAVVLARIRRLTELGLGLAEVRDVLADDAGKDLVEVLTELDEDLARQEEAIRERRGRLRALLEAEGGLPAEGPVSPELAALFAGTAHLTESPMAVKDREIIAFLETSMPDEARERMVASIGEALGSPEAVARAGVAYALLDALADAAPDDPRVEEAARALAGCIPPGLFPEVGDLDHDDSVLRAFYDDLAPAQAEAIRRTLRILAEERR, via the coding sequence ATGCGGATCGGAGAACTGGCCGGGGTCGTCGGCGTCACCACGCGGGCCGTGCGGCATTACCACCATCTGGGGCTGCTGGCCGAGCCGGAGCGGCGGGCCAACGGGTATCGGGAGTACACCCTGCGGCACGCCGTCGTGCTGGCGCGGATCCGGCGGCTGACGGAGCTGGGGCTGGGGCTCGCCGAGGTGCGGGACGTGCTCGCGGACGACGCCGGGAAGGACCTCGTCGAGGTGCTGACCGAGCTGGACGAGGATCTGGCGCGGCAGGAGGAGGCGATCCGGGAGCGGCGGGGGCGGTTGCGGGCGCTGCTGGAGGCGGAGGGCGGGCTGCCGGCCGAGGGGCCGGTGTCGCCCGAGCTGGCCGCGCTGTTCGCCGGGACCGCGCATCTCACGGAGAGTCCCATGGCGGTGAAGGACCGCGAGATCATCGCCTTTCTGGAGACCTCCATGCCCGACGAGGCGCGGGAGCGGATGGTGGCGTCGATCGGGGAGGCGCTGGGGAGTCCGGAGGCCGTGGCGCGGGCCGGGGTGGCGTACGCGCTGCTGGATGCCCTCGCGGATGCCGCGCCGGACGATCCGCGGGTCGAGGAGGCGGCCCGGGCGCTCGCCGGCTGCATTCCCCCGGGGCTGTTCCCGGAGGTCGGGGACCTCGACCACGACGACAGCGTCCTGCGCGCGTTCTACGACGACCTGGCCCCGGCGCAGGCCGAGGCGATCCGCCGTACGCTGCGGATCCTCGCCGAGGAGCGGCGATGA
- a CDS encoding Nif3-like dinuclear metal center hexameric protein, with the protein MPRLSEVIAALENLWPAERAESWDAVGTVVGDPDQEVTRVLFAVDPVQEIVDEAVKLGADLLVTHHPLYLRGTTTVAATHFKGRVVHTLIKNDIALHVAHTNADTADPGVSDALAGALDLRVTGPLVPDPSDPEGRRGLGRVCALDHPLTVRELAARAAERLPATAQGIRVAGDPEALVRTVAVSGGSGDSLFDQVRAAGVDAFLTADLRHHPVSEARAHSPLALLDAAHWATEWPWCELAASQLDEISDRHGWDLRVHVSTTVTDPWTSHSPSPGAPN; encoded by the coding sequence GTGCCCCGTCTGTCTGAAGTCATCGCCGCGCTGGAGAACCTGTGGCCCGCCGAGCGGGCCGAGTCCTGGGACGCGGTCGGCACCGTCGTGGGCGACCCGGACCAGGAGGTCACGCGGGTCCTGTTCGCCGTCGACCCGGTCCAGGAGATCGTCGACGAGGCGGTGAAACTGGGCGCCGACCTGCTCGTCACCCACCACCCGCTCTACCTGCGCGGCACGACGACCGTGGCGGCGACGCACTTCAAGGGCCGCGTCGTGCACACGCTGATCAAGAACGACATCGCGCTGCACGTCGCCCACACCAACGCCGACACCGCCGACCCGGGTGTCTCCGACGCCCTCGCCGGCGCCCTCGACCTGCGGGTCACCGGGCCGCTCGTGCCCGACCCCAGCGACCCCGAGGGCCGGAGGGGCCTGGGCCGCGTCTGCGCCCTGGACCACCCGCTGACCGTCCGGGAGCTCGCCGCCCGCGCCGCCGAGCGGCTGCCCGCCACCGCGCAGGGCATCCGCGTCGCCGGCGACCCCGAGGCCCTCGTCCGCACGGTCGCCGTCAGCGGCGGCTCCGGCGACAGCCTCTTCGACCAGGTACGCGCGGCCGGCGTCGACGCCTTCCTCACGGCGGACCTGCGCCACCACCCCGTCTCCGAGGCCCGCGCCCACAGCCCCCTCGCGCTGCTCGACGCGGCGCACTGGGCCACCGAGTGGCCCTGGTGCGAGCTGGCCGCGAGCCAGCTCGACGAGATCTCCGACCGGCACGGATGGGACCTGCGCGTCCACGTCTCGACAACGGTCACCGACCCCTGGACCAGCCACTCACCGTCACCTGGAGCCCCCAACTGA
- a CDS encoding 3-oxoacyl-ACP reductase gives MPLPLQGLAAIVTGAGRGIGRAEALELARLGAAVVVNDQGRPGRDGTGEASAGPADRVAAEIRAAGGAALAHTGDVSDFQQARELVELAVAEFGQLDILVNNAGILRDRMVFSMAEEEWDAVLRVHLKGHFNTTRFAAAHWRERSKRAGAPVFGRIVNTSSEAFLAGSAGQPNYAAAKGGIVGLTTSTALALGKYGVTANAICPRARTRMTEDVFAGVEQPSGGGLDPLAPEHVAPLVGYLASPAAARVTGQLLVVHGGMVAVVERPRVAAKFDSKQDTFTYDELDAVLGPYYADRPAGETFAAAEVLGLKRG, from the coding sequence ATGCCGCTTCCGCTCCAGGGACTGGCCGCGATCGTCACGGGCGCGGGCCGCGGGATCGGCCGGGCCGAGGCGCTGGAACTCGCCCGGCTCGGCGCCGCCGTGGTCGTCAACGACCAGGGGCGGCCCGGCCGGGACGGCACGGGCGAGGCCTCCGCCGGTCCGGCCGATCGGGTCGCCGCCGAGATCCGGGCCGCCGGCGGTGCCGCCCTCGCGCACACCGGCGACGTCTCCGACTTCCAGCAGGCGCGCGAGCTCGTCGAGCTGGCCGTCGCCGAGTTCGGCCAACTCGACATCCTCGTCAACAACGCGGGCATCCTGCGCGACCGCATGGTGTTCTCGATGGCCGAGGAGGAGTGGGACGCCGTGCTCCGCGTGCATCTCAAGGGGCACTTCAACACCACCCGGTTCGCCGCCGCCCACTGGCGGGAGCGGTCCAAGCGGGCCGGGGCGCCGGTGTTCGGGCGGATCGTGAACACCTCCTCGGAGGCGTTCCTCGCCGGTTCGGCCGGACAGCCCAACTACGCCGCCGCCAAGGGCGGCATCGTCGGCCTCACCACCTCCACCGCCCTCGCCCTCGGCAAGTACGGCGTGACGGCCAACGCCATCTGCCCCCGCGCCCGCACCCGGATGACCGAGGACGTCTTCGCGGGCGTCGAGCAGCCCTCCGGAGGCGGCCTCGACCCGCTCGCCCCCGAGCACGTCGCCCCCCTGGTCGGCTACCTGGCCTCGCCCGCCGCGGCCCGGGTGACCGGGCAGCTCCTGGTGGTGCACGGCGGCATGGTGGCCGTCGTCGAACGGCCCCGGGTGGCCGCCAAGTTCGACAGCAAGCAGGACACCTTCACGTACGACGAGCTGGACGCGGTCCTCGGGCCGTACTACGCGGACCGGCCGGCCGGGGAGACGTTCGCGGCGGCGGAGGTGCTGGGGCTGAAACGCGGGTGA